One stretch of Streptomyces sp. 135 DNA includes these proteins:
- a CDS encoding ADP-ribosylglycohydrolase family protein, producing the protein MKPTGATNLTSRTSTTERPTSSTAGLADRITGSLVGAAVGDALGGPVEGYAPEQIAERHGGRVQGIVGPWNGDAWRTARPIAPYHKGDGHVTDDTLLTHALVRVYGTVRDHLDAYAIADHLVPDLMTTPRWIPELAAETLPLHRLFLAEKWLVARLHYGHVDPREAGSGNIVNCGAAMYMAPVGLVNAANPEGAYAEALDIAGAHQSSYGREAAGVFAAAVAAACTPGATPDSVVEASLALAKDGTRAAIEAVAEVAARHRDFETALAPVRAAVAPFDTVGPDYRAPSLGARRPSRLHAIEELPVALAMLLVGEGDYRRTVLGAVNYGRDCDSIATMSGAIVGALHGEAAIPRDWAKTVAEASRLDLYAPARALTEVTREVFTRDVARRRAHEAAFDALTATP; encoded by the coding sequence ATGAAGCCCACAGGCGCCACAAACCTAACAAGCCGAACAAGCACCACGGAAAGGCCCACAAGTAGTACGGCCGGTCTGGCGGACCGCATCACCGGCAGCCTCGTCGGCGCGGCCGTCGGCGACGCCCTCGGCGGCCCCGTCGAGGGGTACGCGCCGGAACAGATCGCCGAGCGGCACGGCGGCCGCGTCCAGGGCATCGTCGGCCCCTGGAACGGCGACGCGTGGCGGACCGCCCGCCCCATCGCGCCTTACCACAAGGGCGACGGCCACGTCACCGACGACACCTTGCTGACCCACGCGCTCGTACGGGTCTACGGCACCGTCCGCGACCACCTCGACGCGTACGCCATCGCCGACCACCTCGTGCCGGACCTCATGACGACGCCGCGCTGGATCCCGGAGCTGGCGGCCGAGACCCTCCCCCTGCACCGGCTCTTCCTCGCCGAGAAGTGGCTCGTCGCCCGCCTCCACTACGGCCACGTCGACCCGCGCGAGGCCGGCAGCGGCAACATCGTCAACTGCGGCGCCGCGATGTACATGGCGCCGGTCGGCCTGGTCAACGCCGCGAACCCGGAGGGCGCGTACGCCGAGGCCCTCGACATCGCGGGCGCCCACCAGTCCTCGTACGGCCGCGAGGCGGCGGGTGTCTTCGCGGCGGCGGTGGCGGCCGCCTGCACGCCCGGCGCCACGCCGGACTCGGTGGTCGAGGCGAGCCTCGCCCTGGCGAAGGACGGCACACGGGCGGCGATCGAGGCGGTGGCGGAAGTCGCCGCCCGGCACCGGGACTTCGAGACGGCCCTGGCCCCCGTCCGCGCCGCCGTCGCCCCCTTCGACACGGTCGGCCCCGACTACCGCGCCCCGTCCCTGGGCGCCCGCCGCCCCTCGCGCCTGCACGCCATCGAGGAGCTGCCCGTGGCCCTGGCCATGCTCCTGGTCGGTGAGGGCGACTACCGCCGCACGGTCCTCGGCGCCGTCAACTACGGCCGCGACTGCGACTCCATCGCGACGATGAGCGGCGCGATCGTCGGCGCCCTGCACGGTGAGGCGGCGATCCCGCGCGACTGGGCGAAGACGGTGGCGGAAGCGAGCCGCCTCGACCTGTACGCCCCCGCGAGGGCCCTGACGGAGGTCACGCGGGAGGTCTTCACCCGGGACGTCGCGCGCCGCCGCGCCCACGAGGCCGCCTTCGACGCCCTGACGGCCACCCCATGA